From Virgibacillus ihumii, the proteins below share one genomic window:
- the acpP gene encoding acyl carrier protein, whose protein sequence is MADVFDRVKNIIVDRLDADESKVTMEASFKDDLEADSLDVVELVMELEDEFDMEIADEEAEKINTVGDAVNYINSTQS, encoded by the coding sequence ATGGCAGACGTATTTGATCGCGTAAAAAATATTATTGTGGACCGTCTGGATGCAGATGAATCCAAAGTGACCATGGAAGCCTCTTTCAAAGATGATTTAGAAGCGGATTCTTTGGATGTAGTTGAGCTTGTTATGGAATTGGAAGATGAATTCGATATGGAAATTGCTGACGAAGAAGCAGAGAAAATTAATACAGTGGGTGATGCTGTTAATTACATAAACAGTACTCAATCCTGA
- the rnc gene encoding ribonuclease III — MSISVLEEKLGIAFHDHDLLRQAFTHSSYVNEHRGGKFSDNERLEFLGDAVLELGVSQYLYRTKQKMAEGELTKLRASIVCEPSLVNFARELNFGDHILLGKGEEQTGGRERPALLADVFEAFLGALYLDQGYDEAIQFLEKYVFPKISTGAFSHAMDYKSQLQELVQQHRNHNIDYNITGEKGPSHDKEFVAQVLIKGDVAGDGSGRTKKEAEQRAAKDALDKFE; from the coding sequence ATGAGTATTTCAGTCTTGGAGGAAAAACTGGGAATTGCTTTTCATGACCATGACCTGCTAAGACAGGCCTTTACACATTCATCTTATGTGAATGAGCATCGTGGAGGGAAGTTTTCGGATAATGAACGGTTGGAGTTTCTTGGAGATGCCGTTCTGGAATTAGGGGTATCTCAATATTTGTACCGAACCAAACAAAAAATGGCAGAAGGGGAATTAACGAAGTTGCGCGCATCCATCGTATGCGAACCATCACTTGTTAATTTTGCCCGTGAATTGAATTTTGGTGATCATATTCTGTTGGGCAAAGGTGAAGAACAGACAGGCGGGCGTGAACGTCCTGCTTTGCTGGCAGACGTTTTTGAAGCTTTTTTGGGTGCTCTTTATCTTGATCAGGGGTATGATGAGGCCATTCAGTTTTTAGAGAAATATGTCTTTCCGAAAATATCAACAGGTGCTTTTTCGCATGCGATGGATTATAAAAGCCAATTGCAGGAACTTGTCCAGCAGCACCGGAACCATAATATTGATTATAATATTACCGGTGAAAAGGGGCCATCTCATGATAAGGAGTTTGTCGCACAAGTGCTGATTAAAGGCGATGTTGCCGGCGACGGTTCCGGCCGTACCAAAAAAGAAGCAGAACAGCGCGCGGCAAAAGATGCATTGGATAAATTTGAATGA
- a CDS encoding DUF1128 domain-containing protein → MNLENPSQENLKFILDELAENLNVVNREILDPKDYDLEKYGELKLMYDMIKQKGQLSAPETQAFIDELRSVRKDA, encoded by the coding sequence ATGAATTTGGAAAATCCTTCACAAGAAAACCTGAAATTTATTTTGGATGAGCTGGCCGAAAATTTGAATGTCGTTAATCGTGAAATATTGGATCCTAAAGACTATGATTTGGAAAAATACGGGGAACTAAAACTTATGTACGATATGATCAAACAAAAAGGACAGTTAAGCGCACCAGAAACCCAGGCATTTATTGACGAGCTCCGGTCTGTACGAAAGGACGCATGA
- the smc gene encoding chromosome segregation protein SMC: protein MYLKQLESVGFKSFAERINVDFVPGVTAVVGPNGSGKSNITDAIRWVLGEQSARSLRGSKMEDIIFQGSDTRNPLNVAEVTLVLENSDNVLPLDYEEISVTRRVYRSGESEFYINQQSCRLKDIIDLFMDSGLGREAFSIISQGKVEEILSSKAEERRTIFEEAAGVLKYKQRKKKAEYKLAETQENLNRVEDIIHEIEQQIDPLKEQAETAKKYLDKKDRLKQHEISLLVTEIEQFHEKWQSMLNELENEKLEEINLKTSIQKTEAKLENYRTELQHADEQIEKLQNDLLETTEKLERYESKKRVFNERTKHFTENKQKLEAQKKEAADKIEQLQRELQDENKKLSEVQKNSENTKRHVSELEAKLSIETDGLADRIEELKSDYIEYLNNQAAKRNEKQSIYEQLQQISGKKDRKYEKYANLLEERKAHESELEKIKHHLNEQEKNYNQQGDAFRQKKEDLSNKRNTFQESQTKLYQGYQYMEKLKSKKEMLEDMKDEFQGFFYGVKEVLKARENRKLSGIYGAVIELIDVPKQYITAIETVLGGQAQHVVVDDDRTARQAINWLKKTNSGRATFLPLGSIQPRFIPKDALAKIAGHQGFIGIAADLVSSEFQEAVKHLMGHVLVAETLQDANEIASIVNRKNRVVTLDGDVVNPGGSMSGGARKKNSQSLFTREKDLQELSDKLAEFQKRATSFEANVDQQKQTINVMEQQLQELEQKVTDEQQKLQDLRAKYKEIEMKLGSLNENLSFYDQDNRQFDRDESELQTRDEQLTNNLQELAAHLENIQHEINERTAQKEELQDNREQIRNDLQQEQVSLAEQEERVKSQREKRDTVKKQLTEFNTQFSSYTAELNELMDLQNSSETEEEIEQVVQTVNADKKSITEKIQKLRTERMKRTQLIQDNERELKEENKNHQAFLQALQQKEVSANRLDVELENRLSKLQTEYTMTFEKAKKMYGKTEDPDKDRATVEQLKHAIDQLGTVNLGAIDEYDRISERYTFLSDQKNDLVEAKQTLYSVIAEMDEEMTSRFGDTFNQIRDEFASVFQQLFGGGRAELKLTDPKNLLDTGIDIVAQPPGKKLQHLGLLSGGERALTAISLLFAILRVRPVPFCVLDEVEAALDEANVSRFAKYIKIYSEKTQFIVITHRKGTMEEADVLYGVTMQESGVSRLVSVRLEDTKELVNS from the coding sequence ATGTATTTGAAACAATTGGAAAGTGTTGGGTTCAAGTCTTTTGCCGAACGAATCAATGTTGATTTTGTTCCTGGTGTGACAGCGGTAGTCGGTCCTAATGGAAGTGGAAAAAGCAATATAACTGATGCTATACGCTGGGTGCTTGGTGAACAGTCAGCAAGGTCATTGCGCGGATCCAAAATGGAAGACATTATTTTTCAAGGCAGTGATACAAGGAATCCATTAAACGTCGCTGAGGTTACACTTGTTTTGGAAAACAGTGACAATGTGCTGCCACTCGACTATGAAGAAATCAGTGTTACAAGACGTGTATATCGGTCAGGTGAAAGTGAGTTTTATATAAATCAACAGTCTTGCCGTCTGAAAGATATCATTGACTTATTTATGGATTCCGGTCTCGGACGTGAAGCATTCTCCATTATCAGCCAGGGTAAAGTAGAGGAAATCTTAAGCTCAAAAGCGGAAGAACGCCGTACTATTTTTGAAGAAGCTGCAGGGGTTCTGAAGTATAAGCAGCGGAAAAAAAAGGCGGAGTATAAACTGGCGGAAACACAAGAAAATTTGAATCGTGTGGAAGATATCATTCATGAAATTGAACAGCAGATTGACCCGTTAAAGGAGCAGGCTGAAACTGCTAAAAAATATTTGGACAAAAAAGATCGGCTGAAACAGCATGAAATATCACTTTTAGTTACAGAAATTGAACAATTCCATGAAAAATGGCAGTCGATGCTTAATGAATTGGAAAATGAGAAGCTGGAAGAAATCAATTTGAAAACTTCTATCCAAAAGACTGAAGCGAAATTGGAAAATTATCGTACGGAACTTCAGCATGCAGATGAACAAATTGAGAAGCTGCAAAATGATTTGCTGGAAACTACGGAGAAACTTGAACGCTATGAGAGTAAAAAAAGAGTTTTTAATGAACGTACGAAGCACTTCACGGAGAATAAGCAAAAACTTGAAGCACAAAAAAAGGAAGCGGCAGATAAAATCGAACAGCTTCAACGTGAACTGCAGGATGAAAATAAAAAGCTCTCAGAAGTTCAGAAAAACAGTGAAAATACGAAACGACATGTTTCAGAACTGGAAGCAAAATTGTCGATAGAAACCGATGGTCTGGCTGATCGAATTGAGGAATTGAAATCGGATTATATTGAATACCTTAACAATCAGGCTGCAAAACGAAATGAGAAACAATCTATTTATGAACAATTACAGCAAATTTCCGGAAAGAAAGACCGTAAATACGAAAAATATGCTAATCTGCTGGAAGAGCGAAAAGCTCATGAATCTGAACTGGAAAAAATAAAACATCACTTAAACGAACAGGAAAAGAATTACAACCAACAGGGTGATGCATTTCGACAGAAGAAAGAAGATTTGAGCAATAAACGAAATACTTTTCAGGAATCTCAGACAAAACTCTATCAAGGCTATCAGTATATGGAAAAGCTGAAATCAAAGAAAGAAATGCTCGAGGACATGAAAGATGAGTTTCAGGGTTTCTTTTATGGTGTGAAAGAAGTCTTAAAAGCGCGGGAGAATAGGAAATTAAGCGGTATTTACGGTGCGGTTATTGAGCTTATCGACGTACCCAAGCAGTACATCACAGCTATTGAGACTGTTCTGGGTGGACAGGCCCAGCATGTTGTGGTTGATGATGATCGAACGGCACGTCAGGCAATTAACTGGCTGAAGAAAACCAACAGCGGGCGAGCCACATTTTTGCCATTGGGATCAATCCAGCCGCGATTCATTCCAAAAGATGCTCTAGCTAAAATAGCAGGACACCAAGGTTTTATTGGAATTGCGGCTGACTTGGTATCAAGTGAATTCCAAGAGGCTGTGAAACACCTTATGGGACATGTTCTCGTTGCGGAAACATTGCAGGATGCCAACGAAATAGCCTCCATAGTCAATCGGAAGAACCGGGTTGTGACATTGGATGGCGACGTTGTTAATCCAGGCGGGTCCATGTCAGGCGGTGCTAGAAAGAAAAACAGTCAGTCCCTGTTCACAAGAGAGAAAGATCTGCAGGAACTCAGTGATAAGCTTGCTGAGTTCCAGAAGCGGGCAACGTCTTTTGAAGCAAACGTAGATCAGCAAAAGCAGACAATCAACGTGATGGAACAACAGCTGCAGGAGCTGGAGCAAAAAGTTACCGATGAACAACAGAAATTGCAGGATCTTCGTGCAAAATACAAAGAAATAGAGATGAAGCTTGGTTCGCTGAATGAAAATCTTTCGTTTTACGATCAGGATAACCGGCAATTTGACCGGGATGAAAGCGAGCTTCAAACCCGAGATGAGCAGTTGACGAATAATCTGCAGGAACTTGCTGCACACCTTGAAAATATTCAACATGAAATAAATGAACGTACTGCTCAGAAAGAAGAGCTGCAGGATAACCGGGAACAGATACGGAATGATCTGCAACAGGAACAGGTTTCACTTGCGGAACAAGAGGAACGTGTTAAGAGCCAGCGTGAAAAAAGGGATACTGTCAAAAAACAGCTGACGGAATTTAATACACAATTTTCAAGCTATACTGCAGAACTTAATGAACTAATGGATCTGCAAAACTCTTCGGAAACAGAGGAAGAAATTGAGCAGGTAGTGCAAACTGTGAATGCAGACAAAAAATCAATTACGGAAAAAATCCAGAAGTTGCGAACTGAAAGGATGAAGCGCACACAGTTGATCCAGGATAACGAGCGGGAACTGAAGGAGGAAAACAAAAACCATCAGGCATTTTTACAGGCTCTTCAGCAGAAAGAGGTGTCAGCAAACCGTCTTGATGTGGAGTTGGAGAACAGGTTATCCAAATTGCAGACAGAGTACACGATGACATTTGAAAAAGCTAAGAAGATGTATGGCAAAACAGAAGATCCGGATAAAGACCGGGCAACGGTAGAACAGCTTAAACATGCCATCGATCAGCTTGGTACCGTTAATCTGGGAGCCATTGATGAATATGACAGGATATCTGAAAGGTATACGTTTTTATCAGATCAGAAAAATGATCTGGTAGAAGCTAAACAGACGTTATATTCTGTGATAGCTGAAATGGATGAAGAAATGACAAGCAGGTTTGGTGACACTTTCAATCAGATAAGGGATGAATTTGCATCCGTGTTCCAGCAATTATTTGGCGGCGGACGTGCTGAATTGAAGTTAACTGATCCGAAGAATCTGCTTGACACCGGTATCGACATCGTTGCCCAACCGCCCGGAAAAAAACTGCAGCACCTTGGTCTTTTATCCGGCGGGGAACGCGCCCTCACCGCAATTTCATTGCTGTTCGCCATTTTACGTGTACGTCCTGTGCCGTTTTGTGTGCTGGATGAAGTGGAAGCGGCGCTTGATGAAGCGAATGTATCCCGGTTTGCTAAATACATCAAAATATATAGTGAAAAGACCCAATTCATTGTAATTACACACCGGAAAGGTACAATGGAAGAGGCTGATGTGTTATATGGCGTTACCATGCAGGAATCAGGTGTTTCACGGTTGGTTTCGGTACGCCTGGAAGATACGAAAGAACTAGTAAACTCATAA
- the ftsY gene encoding signal recognition particle-docking protein FtsY, with translation MGFMDKLKNKFKQNEETEEVSETYKQGMEKTRNSFSGKINDLIARYRKVDEDFFEELEEVLISADVGVSTVMDLIDELKMEVKRRNIKDSVEVKEVISEKLVEIYYGDDDEDLEELNIQDGELSIILVVGVNGVGKTTSIGKLAYKLKQEGKNVVLAAGDTFRAGAIEQLDVWGERAGVDVIKQSEGSDPAAVIFDGIKSAKSRNADVLICDTAGRLQNKVNLMNELAKVKRVIEREVPGAPHEVLLVLDATTGQNAMSQAKTFSEATDVSGIVLTKLDGTAKGGIVLAIRNELQIPVKFAGLGEKMEDLKEFNAHAFVYGLFADLLEDTAE, from the coding sequence ATGGGCTTCATGGATAAATTAAAAAATAAATTTAAACAGAATGAGGAAACGGAAGAAGTTTCTGAAACGTATAAGCAAGGCATGGAAAAAACGCGCAATTCGTTTTCGGGAAAAATCAATGACTTAATTGCGCGGTATCGTAAAGTTGATGAGGACTTTTTCGAAGAATTGGAAGAAGTACTGATTTCGGCCGATGTTGGTGTGTCTACGGTAATGGACCTGATCGACGAGCTGAAAATGGAAGTGAAACGACGCAATATCAAAGATTCCGTCGAAGTTAAGGAAGTCATTTCCGAAAAATTAGTAGAAATTTATTATGGTGATGATGATGAGGATCTCGAAGAGCTCAATATCCAGGATGGGGAACTGTCCATTATTTTAGTTGTAGGCGTGAATGGTGTCGGTAAAACGACATCAATCGGTAAACTTGCCTATAAACTTAAACAGGAAGGCAAAAACGTTGTACTGGCAGCGGGTGATACTTTTCGTGCCGGTGCGATTGAACAGCTTGATGTCTGGGGAGAGCGTGCCGGGGTTGACGTTATTAAACAAAGTGAAGGCAGCGATCCGGCAGCAGTAATTTTTGACGGAATTAAATCTGCTAAATCACGGAATGCCGATGTGCTGATATGTGATACGGCAGGTCGTTTGCAAAACAAAGTAAACCTGATGAATGAACTGGCGAAAGTAAAACGGGTGATTGAGCGTGAAGTACCAGGTGCACCACACGAAGTTTTGCTAGTTCTAGATGCAACTACCGGACAAAATGCCATGAGTCAGGCGAAAACGTTCTCGGAAGCTACCGATGTATCCGGGATCGTTTTGACAAAACTTGATGGGACTGCTAAGGGCGGGATTGTTCTGGCAATCCGCAACGAGCTGCAGATTCCGGTAAAATTTGCCGGACTGGGCGAAAAAATGGAGGATTTGAAGGAATTTAATGCCCATGCATTTGTGTATGGCTTATTCGCTGATCTCCTTGAAGATACCGCTGAATAA
- a CDS encoding putative DNA-binding protein produces MLEKTTRINYLFDFYQELLTPKQRNYMEMYYLEDYSLGEISELLEVSRQAVYDNIRRTEKMLESYESKLKLYTKFQKRYDILVKMDREAPEASVFQTLINQLKELD; encoded by the coding sequence TTGTTGGAGAAAACAACACGAATCAATTATTTATTTGATTTTTACCAGGAACTATTAACCCCTAAGCAGCGCAATTATATGGAAATGTATTATCTGGAGGATTATTCGCTTGGTGAGATTTCGGAATTGCTGGAAGTGTCACGCCAGGCGGTATACGACAATATCAGGCGTACTGAAAAAATGCTTGAATCCTACGAATCCAAACTGAAACTTTATACGAAATTTCAAAAGCGATATGATATTTTGGTTAAAATGGATAGAGAAGCTCCAGAAGCTAGTGTGTTTCAGACACTGATTAATCAATTAAAAGAATTAGATTAG